From Nicotiana tabacum cultivar K326 chromosome 15, ASM71507v2, whole genome shotgun sequence, the proteins below share one genomic window:
- the LOC142169541 gene encoding uncharacterized protein LOC142169541 — protein MARCMLKAKSMPREFWAEAISSAVYLNNRSPTRNVRDQTPQEAWRGRKPSVKHLRIFWSIAYTHVPQQGKVKLDNRSVKNVFFGYDSSSKGYKLYNPSSGKVVVNHNVEFDEELAWNWEAQEEPLYDFLPYFGDEEESKTLEPVQDTTPPPSPTNVTPPSSQESSNEQPQRTMSIQEIYEDIEEVTNFDFLYCLFTESAPMNFDEVVTDKKWRETMKEEIESIEKNKTWELTTLPKGHRAIGVK, from the coding sequence atggctagatgtatgttgaaagctaaaagtatgccCAGGGAATTTTGGGCCGAAGCTATTTCTTCTGCAGTTTATTTGAACAACAGATCTCCAACAagaaatgttagagatcaaacccctcaagaagcatggagAGGAAGAAAGCCAAGTGTCAAGCACTTGAGAATCTTTTGGAGCATAGCCTATACTCATGTGCCACAACAAGGAAAAGTGAAGCTTGACAATCGAAGTGTCAAGAATGTATTTTTTGGCTATGATTCGAGTTCAAAAGGCTATAAGTTATACAACCCAAGCAGCGGCAAGGTGGTGGTAAATCACaatgttgaatttgatgaagaattggcatggaattgggaagctCAAGAAGAACCTttatatgattttcttccatactttggtgatgaagaagaatcaAAGACTTTGGAACCTGTTCAGGATACAACTCCCCCTCCTTCTCCAACCAATGTTACACCTCCCTCTtctcaagaaagttcaaatgaacaACCGCAAAGGACAATGAGTATTCAAGAGATCTATGAGGACATagaagaagttactaattttgattttttatattgtctctttaCTGAAAGTGCaccaatgaactttgatgaagtTGTTACAGACAAAAAGTGGAGAGAAACCATGAAAGAGGAGATCGAATCAATAGAGAAGAACAAGacttgggagttaacaactcttcccaaggGTCATCGAGCAATTGGAGTAAAATAG